A single window of Arvicola amphibius chromosome 15, mArvAmp1.2, whole genome shotgun sequence DNA harbors:
- the Snai3 gene encoding zinc finger protein SNAI3 encodes MPRSFLVKTHSSHRVPNYGQLETQREANGSCSACEELVGSCHLPDEEAPSTPSDPLQPQDSTAAVACISLPLLTHHGEALGASGPEPQETSWVGPRAGQAPSVPLKDSFTLPSLLVLPTRWPPILGPDGALDKRLGAEGTPRAPGSFECIHCHRPYHTLAGLARHQQLHCPLPAGPAFTCRYCDKEYASLGALKMHIRTHTLPCICKVCGKAFSRPWLLQGHIRTHTGEKPYTCPHCSRAFADRSNLRAHLQTHAGTKKYRCPICSKAFSRMSLLARHEEAGCCPGP; translated from the exons ATGCCGCGCTCCTTCCTGGTGAAAACGCACTCCAGTCACAGGGTCCCCAACTACGGGCagctggagacacagagag AAGCTAATGGCTCCTGCTCTGCCTGTGAGGAGCTTGTGGGATCCTGCCACCTGCCAGATGAGGAGGCCCCTTCCACTCCCAGTGACCCTCTACAGCCCCAGGACAGCACCGCTGCCGTTGcctgcatctctctgcctcttctaaCGCATCATGGGGAAGCTCTGGGAGCCTCTGGGCCAGAACCCCAGGAAACCAGCTGGGTGGGCCCTCGGGCTGGCCAGGCCCCCAGTGTTCCCCTCAAAGACAGCTTCACTCTGCCCTCATTGTTGGTGCTGCCCACAAGGTGGCCCCCAATCCTGGGCCCAGATGGAGCTCTGGATAAACGACTAGGGGCGGAGGGAACCCCTCGAGCCCCAGGCAGTTTCGAGTGCATCCACTGCCACAGGCCCTATCATACACTGGCAGGCCTGGCCAGGCACCAGCAGCTGCACTGCCCCCTGCCGGCTGGACCCGCCTTCACCTGCAGGTACTGCGACAAGGAGTATGCCAGCCTGGGTGCCCTCAAGATGCACATCCGCACCCACACGCTGCCCTGCATCTGCAAGGTGTGCGGCAAGGCCTTCTCCAGACCCTGGCTGCTCCAGGGCCACATCCGCACCCATACAG GTGAGAAGCCATATACTTGTCCGCATTGCAGCAGGGCGTTTGCTGACCGCTCCAACCTGCGGGCTCACCTGCAGACTCATGCTGGCACCAAGAAGTACCGCTGTCCTATCTGCTCCAAGGCCTTCTCCCGCATGTCTCTCTTGGCAAGGCATGAGGAAGCTGGCTGCTGTCCTGGCCCCTAG